A region of Vitis riparia cultivar Riparia Gloire de Montpellier isolate 1030 chromosome 1, EGFV_Vit.rip_1.0, whole genome shotgun sequence DNA encodes the following proteins:
- the LOC117929056 gene encoding uncharacterized protein LOC117929056, which produces MDKLLEFGRKAMFYVRVLSGYEERRIRSYRLQLQQRLAQAQERKAAIRRIPEQAILSEVRHMVEEMQTLNRKLEETEAAIEEYFKPIDKEAEIIMKMQLDGEEKAMKEMMATMHKQALFEKVEAEKIANMQNAGTSQQHDQDPASASASATSHAQMR; this is translated from the exons ATGGATAAGTTACTGGAATTCGGGAGAAAAGCGATGTTCTATGTTAGGGTTCTTTCGGGATACGAGGAGCGAAGAATCCGATCTTACAGATTGCAGCTTCAACAGCGTCTTGCACAG GCGCAAGAAAGGAAGGCAGCAATAAGAAGGATCCCTGAACAGGCTATTTTATCAGAGGTTCGTCATATGGTTGAGGAGATGCAAACTTTAAACAGGAAGCTGGAAGAAACA GAAGCTGCCATTGAGGAGTACTTTAAGCCGATTGACAAGGAAGCTGAGATCATCATGAAAATGCAGCTTGATGGAGAGGAGAAGGCAATGAAGGAGATGATGGCAACCATGCATAAACAAGCTTTGTTCGAGAAAGTAGAAGCagaaaaaattgcaaatatGCAAAATGCAGGCACAAGCCAACAACATGACCAGGACCCTGCATCTGCATCTGCATCTGCCACCAGCCATGCTCAGATGAGATGA
- the LOC117919428 gene encoding bax inhibitor 1-like, producing the protein MEAFSAFFDSQSSSRSGWTYDSLKNFRQISPAVQTHLKQVYLSLCCALIASAAGAYLHLLWNIGGLLTTFACFGSIIWLLSVPSYEEKKRVSLLMAVALFQGASIGPLIDLAIEIDPSILVSAFVGTAVAFGCFSAAAMLARRREYLYLGGVLSSGLSILFWLHFASSLFGGSTAIFKFELYFGLLVFVGYMVVDTQDIIEKAHLGDRDYVKHSLLLFTDFAAVFVRILIIMLKNSAEKGEKKKKRRN; encoded by the exons ATGGAGGCGTTCTCTGCGTTTTTCGATTCACAATCGAGCTCAAGGAGCGGTTGGACCTACGATTCACTTAAAAATTTCCGCCAGATTTCTCCTGCCGTTCAAACTCATCTCAAgcag GTTTATCTCTCCCTGTGCTGTGCCTTGATTGCATCTGCTGCAGGAGCTTACCTGCATCTTCTCTGGAATATTGGTGGCCTTCTTACTACTTTTGCATGCTTTGGAAGCATCATATGGCTACTCTCTGTACCTTCATATGAAGAg AAAAAGAGGGTTTCACTATTGATGGCTGTGGCCCTTTTTCAAGGAGCCTCTATCGGTCCTTTGATTGACTTGGCTATTGAAATTGACCCAAG CATTCTTGTTAGTGCTTTTGTGGGAACTGCAGTGGCCTTTGGCTGTTTCTCTGCGGCAGCAATGTTGGCAAGGCGCAGAGAGTACCTGTACTTGGGAGGGGTTCTTTCCTCTGGCCTCTCCATCCTTTTCTGGTTGCACTTTGCCTCCTCGTTGTTTGGGGGATCCACTGCCATCTTTAAGTTTGAG TTGTATTTTGGACTTTTGGTGTTTGTGGGCTACATGGTAGTAGACACCCAGGATATAATAGAGAAAGCCCATCTCGGGGATCGGGACTACGTGAAACATTCTCTCCTCCTTTTCACTGATTTTGCTGCAGTTTTTGTTCGAATCTTGATAATCATG TTGAAGAACTCGGCTGAAAAGggtgagaagaagaagaaaaggagaaattGA